The following nucleotide sequence is from Salvia splendens isolate huo1 chromosome 2, SspV2, whole genome shotgun sequence.
CCATCAGTGAGATCCCTGAACCTTGGTCCAATAAACACTTTGAGAAAATCGTGTTGCCAATTTCACATGGTATGATGCAACCTCTTGGATCTCTTCTCTTCGTCGGCATAATTCCAAATATCAGTTGTGAGCAATTCGTGCTCAATGTCACAATCCCCTCATTCTGAAGTTTCTCCTTGTTCGCCATTATGACTTTGAAGAACTTGGAGAATCTCGGGAAATTGGTGAAAAGATCCACCAATGAGATGTCTATATTCACCTTTCTaatcacattcatcatccactcaAAACTCTTTTCTTGCCGCACTCGCTTCTTTCTCGTGAATGGATATGGAGGAATGTCATTAGGAATACTAGACTTGCTCTTCTTAGGTTCTGTCTCATTGACCTTTTTGTCTTTCTCTCCTGCTGTAAATCTTCCATTTAACTTAGATTCATCGCCTTGTTCCTTGCTGCCGgatgcagcctgttcttgaccatgttgggcatcctgcaccaacgcgggactttccttacatgcctcgtccgcccctgcgtgcgaggaatgcaagcctaacatcttgtgcgcccctgcgtgcgagatgccggaagtaccttggTCGTCCGTTAAAGGCATTGAATCCAAATTTCTTCCGCTTCTCAGGGTGACTGCTTTGCAATTTCCCTTGGGGTTGGGCACTGTATTACTTGGAATGGTGCTGGGAGTTCTTGTATGAGAAGTTGTAGCAGGCTGCCCTATTTGTGTTTCCAAATTCCTCATAGAAGCCTCGAGTTGTCCAAACTTCTCAATTGTTTTCTCTTTGAAGAAATCATTCTCTTTTTTACTCTTTGACATGAAAGAGAATATCTGTCCCATCTGATCTTCTAGTGAAGGTTTCTTATCAAAACCAGGGGGTTGGGAGTTGTTTCGCCATTGGTTCCCACCATTGTTACTTGACCCAGCTTGGTTCCAATTCCCTTGTTGTTGAGGCTTTCAGTTCTGATGATTGTTATTGAATTGGACCCCTTGGCTAAAACCTTGGCGGTTATTGCCTATGTAATTCACATCTTCAACCGTTTGTTGGGATTGGTCATTTGACATTGATCTGTGTGATGCCCACCTTGACACAGTCCACATTTAACCATTGCAAAAATTTGAGGTTGTGGGTTCAACTGCATGGAAGATACTGCTTTAACCACCGATGTCATTTGGGTGCTAATATTAGCTAGTTGTGCCTCAACCGTTGTCATTCTTTCAGATTCTACTGAAGCTCCAAAGGTATTTCCTTTCTTCTCAACCACTCTCCTTGGATTGTACCAGATTCTTTGTTTATCTGCTAGTTTTTTAAACAAGGTCCTCAGTTCCTCATGTGTCGTATTATCAAGATCTCCACCAGTACTTGCATTTATAAGTCCCATGCTTTCATTGTATAAGCCTTGTTAAAATTTGACAAGATCACGGCCAGGAGCAAGACCATGGCTGGGACACTTTCTCAACATCTCAGTAAACCTTTTCCATGCTTCAGCAAAAGATTCATCATCTTGCTGCCGAAAAGATGTGATGGCATCCCTCAATCTCTCGATCTTCATTGGTGAATTATATTCCAGGAGAAACTTGGATTTCAGATCTTCAAAGGTCACCACATTGTACCCCGGAAGTGAGTCATACCACTCTTGTGCTTTGTCTCTcaacgaaaaaggaaagagagctCTCTTGATATTATCATGTGGCACATTCGCAGGTCTGTGGTTCATGGTCAACTCATAGAATGCATTGAGGTGGCTTATGGGCTCTTCATCTTCACGACCATGGAACAAGGTGCCACCATTCACCAAGCTGATGTAGTGCGGTGGGATGCTTATGTTATCCGTAGCATAGGCAACATTTCCCGGGTGATCAAGTCCCGATCTGACAGTATCGCCGAACTTTTCCACAGGAGGAACATTGTTATTGTTCTCGGCCATCGACTcagcttctgaatcactgccaCTACTCTCAAaatttgtttcaaaaattaGATTTTCTCTCGCTAGACTCTGATAGTCCTGATGTATATCAATCACAGCTGAATTTTGTCCTCTTCTATGATGTACCAATAACCCAAATTGCGGTGTACCCTTAGATCTGGTTCGCATCcactgtttttttatttttctgttttcaATTTTCTAGAACACCTACACAACAGAAAAGAAACCAAGCACAACTCAAATATCCAATTCTACCGAAAGCGAGACatctcgacaacttcggggttAGTCTTAGAAAAAGTGTGTGCTTGAATTTATACTAGCAAACTAAAAAGACAAGGAGTCCagatgtgtaattttaggtcttTTTAAATCAGAATAGATATGCACTCAAGTTCacaaaattatccctaatattaCCACTTCACTACAAGAGtacagcttcgtgtgtagtaatttaaggtgtcgatccacaaGGAAGGTATGTTCGTTTAACCCCCAATACATAAAAATAACAGTAAAGATGAATGTTTTTGTTTGGAGTTTGttttctgaaaataatgaaaaataaagttgaattcAAATTAACGCAAGTGAGAcaattgttactccaaacacttCCTGACAAGACACAGATTAATCCTATGCATTCAATTCTATCTCATACGTTCGggacaatttaaaattattcaacctgcaagcactaaacatgctaagcatcaactagtcaaagaatagctaaacacttactctttaaaccaaattcaataatcctaagaacccTACGGAAGCGCGAGATTCAAAGTACAATTGCAATTAAGATCAAAATCCATTATCAAGTTGTCATCTAAACAATTCCAATTGATAATTCATTACCACCACAATCCATCCTAATTCAAGCTAAAGAGGCATTAAATCAAGACTATATAATTATCACTAAAGATGCACCTAAAGTAATATATTCattcaattaaataagtagtaatAACGAACACGAGATAGAAACGAACATAGGATAAATCATGAAATTAACTTGTCTAACAACATGTTTGGAGCAACACAAGATTCTTAGCCTAACATAATTAAACTGAGAACAATGATAAATGGAGATAAAACCCTAGAAACCATGGAGTAGATGATGGCTGTAATTTTCTCcattctcttctctcttaaATTCCTCACGCTAAATTCCTCCAGAGCTTCTGCAGTTTTTGGCGTCTCtgctcttttttttctctccaaaaGTGGCGTCTGCTCCGTCTGCCAAAATCCCTGCTCCAAAAGTGCCGtcccctttttatattttttttctccttttccaAATAAAAGTCACGCCTGGAATTAGATATCAAATTCCCTAAAGTCTCGCCTCGcctccttttcttcttcttttaggTACAAATATTAAAGCCAATTAAAATATCATATTCGTTTCCTTAAACCATGAGATTCCCTCCGTGACTGGAGTTCCTTTTTTCAATCATGATTCTTCAAATATTATAGCACCTCCTACCAAGAAaacatataatataaattaggCTTATACAAATCAGTTAATAAATCAACAACCACATTCCATGCCTACAAAAATCAATTAACAAAAGATAGTcagatttaaat
It contains:
- the LOC121776615 gene encoding uncharacterized protein LOC121776615, producing the protein MGLINASTGGDLDNTTHEELRTLFKKLADKQRIWYNPRRVVEKKGNTFGASVESERMTTVEAQLANISTQMTSVVKAVSSMQLNPQPQIFAMVKCGLCQGNWNQAGSSNNGGNQWRNNSQPPGFDKKPSLEDQMGQIFSFMSKSKKENDFFKEKTIEKFGQLEASMRNLETQIGQPATTSHTRTPSTIPSNTVPNPKGNCKAVTLRSGRNLDSMPLTDDQGEKDKKVNETEPKKSKSSIPNDIPPYPFTRKKRVRQEKSFEWMMNVIRKVNIDISLVDLFTNFPRFSKFFKVIMANKEKLQNEGIVTLSTNCSQLIFGIMPTKRRDPRGCIIPCEIGNTIFSKCLLDQGSGISLMAWKKARAIGLEERMEPIDIALQLVDHSIVKPTGIVEDVLVKIDKFIIPVDFIVLDMPEDKEVPILFGRPFLATGYVLLGAKDNSVTFRINGEQLTINVEKAYVGGESGKEAREVVTLESPKV